In the genome of Oncorhynchus clarkii lewisi isolate Uvic-CL-2024 chromosome 4, UVic_Ocla_1.0, whole genome shotgun sequence, one region contains:
- the LOC139406695 gene encoding beta-sarcoglycan-like, with amino-acid sequence MASEQESSNGPVKRSMREKAMERRTTNKEHNSNFKAGYVPIEEERLHKTGLRGRKGNMAVCIIVLLFLLALINLIITLVIWTVIRIGPSGCDSIEFHESGLLRFKQKADMGVVHPLHKSTVGGRKDQDLVITGNNNPVVFQQGSTKLSVEKEKTSITSDMGISFTDPRTQNTFFSTDFENHEFHLPKGVKVLSVKKASTERITSNASSDLSIKGDSKAIIRGNEGVFIMGKTVEFRMGGDIELRAENSIVLNGSVMVSVSRMQNSSVGANVYFDEGLLRYKLCMCADGTLFRVQVKYQNMGCQTSDNPCGTAH; translated from the exons GAGAGTTCTAATGGGCCTGTGAAGAGGTCCATGAGGGAGAAGGCCATGGAACGGAGGACCACCAACAAGGAGCACAACAGCAACTTCAAGGCGGGCTATGTGCCCATTGAGGAGGAGCGCCTGCACAAGACAGGCCTGAGAGGACGCAAGGGTAACATGGCTGTTTGCATAATAGTCCTGCTCTTCTTGCTGGCTCTCATCAACCTCATT ATCACTCTAGTGATATGGACAGTGATCCGCATCGGGCCCAGTGGTTGTGACAGTATAGAGTTCCATGAGAGTGGGCTGCTGCGTTTCAAGCAGAAGGCAGACATGGGCGTGGTCCACCCACTACACAAGAGCACTGTGGGGGGCAGGAAGGACCAGGACCTGgttatcaccggcaacaacaacCCG GTGGTGTTTCAGCAGGGCTCCACTAAGCTCAGTGTTGAGAAAGAGAAGACGTCCATCACCAGTGACATGGGCATATCCTTCACTGACCCCCGCACTCAGAACACCTTCTTCAGCACAGACTTTGAAAACCACGAGTTCCACCTGCCCAAAGGAGTCAAAGTACTCAGTGTGAAGAAAGCCTCCACAGAAAGG ATCACCAGCAACGCTTCCTCTGACTTGTCCATCAAAGGGGACAGCAAGGCCATCATCCGCGGCAATGAGGGGGTCTTCATCATGGGCAAGACGGTGGAGTTCAGGATGGGAGGGGACATCGAGCTCAGAGCT GAGAACAGTATTGTTCTGAACGGGTCGGTGATGGTGAGCGTCAGTCGCATGCAAAACTCTTCAGTGGGGGCCAACGTGTATTTCGACGAAGGTCTGTTGAGGTACAAGCTGTGTATGTGTGCAGACGGCACTCTGTTCCGTGTCCAGGTGAAGTATCAGAACATGGGCTGCCAGACCTCAGACAACCCCTGTGGAACGGCCCACTAA